From the genome of Candidatus Binataceae bacterium, one region includes:
- a CDS encoding glucose 1-dehydrogenase, translating to MPAPEMFNLDGRVAVVTGGNGGIGRGIALGLAAAGAAVAVLARSQEKNEAVLGELRALGAASIALRLDVTDRAALAPTMAEVERKLGPIDILVNNAGIALPGGVLKVDAAAWDRVIETNLNSCFLLSQIAARSMAPRRRGKIVNIASEYSHFGNPILPSYAASKGGLVQLTKSMAVELAAHNIQVNALVPGWIESELTAPMKGRPFYDEVVKRTPAGRFGMPKECAGAAVFLASRASDFVTGATVVVDGGYAVR from the coding sequence ATGCCGGCGCCGGAGATGTTCAATCTGGACGGCCGCGTCGCCGTGGTTACCGGCGGCAACGGCGGTATCGGCCGCGGGATCGCGCTCGGGCTCGCGGCGGCTGGCGCCGCGGTTGCGGTGCTGGCGCGCAGTCAGGAGAAGAACGAAGCGGTCCTCGGTGAATTGCGCGCGCTCGGCGCCGCATCGATCGCGCTTCGGCTTGACGTGACCGATCGCGCCGCGCTCGCGCCCACGATGGCGGAAGTCGAGCGCAAGCTCGGCCCGATCGATATCCTGGTCAACAACGCGGGCATCGCGCTCCCGGGCGGCGTGCTCAAGGTTGACGCCGCGGCCTGGGACCGCGTGATCGAAACCAATCTCAACTCGTGCTTTCTGCTCTCGCAGATCGCGGCGCGCTCGATGGCGCCGCGCAGGCGCGGCAAGATTGTCAATATCGCGAGCGAGTACTCGCACTTCGGCAATCCGATCCTGCCCTCGTATGCCGCCTCCAAGGGCGGACTCGTCCAACTGACGAAATCGATGGCGGTCGAGCTGGCGGCGCACAATATCCAGGTCAACGCGCTGGTGCCCGGATGGATCGAGAGCGAGCTGACCGCGCCGATGAAAGGCCGTCCTTTTTACGACGAGGTCGTGAAGCGCACGCCGGCCGGCCGCTTCGGCATGCCCAAGGAATGCGCGGGCGCGGCGGTGTTTCTCGCCTCGCGGGCTTCCGATTTCGTGACCGGCGCCACCGTCGTCGTCGATGGCGGCTATGCGGTGCGCTGA